The stretch of DNA TCAGTCGAGAATACATCAATATCTTGCAACGTTGCCCCGTTATAGTAGTAGCAACGAATAACAAACTGATATTTTTGAAATGAACCATGGATACTAACCACTCTTCTGTCTAAAGGACGCCCATCCGGCATCGCATCACTCGCCGTGTCGTCCCGGTAAGAAAATTCGTAGGCCGGCCCATCTCGATATTCCAATCGCAGTGGCTGTTCTACTTGCTGATTTCGCGACAGACCAATGATCAGAAGATAGGGCTCATTGATATAACCCGCACTTAGCACATCACCATTACTTGGATTCGCCGCTTCGCCAAATAATTCATCGTATGGATGGCTGTGGTACATGCCCATACACTGAGACGTTGATATCAATTTTCTGGCAGATTGAACAGCGTGGGCTACGGAACAATCCGGGAATACAGACGCTTCCGTCCGCGCCAGCACATTACCCATTGGAAAAACATAATCAATGTCCGGCATCCCCTTTCGCTCTTTGCCAAATAACAACCCATTTGTCTCTGAGTGAATCTGTTGATTTGTCTGCGGAAAAAACTGAATGGCATCCAATAAAATTGTTGAAAACGTATGATCGCTGAGTCTTACACTATTTGAAACACTCATAGGTACACCTCAATCCATTATACTAACTGCGTCATTCACCATTTCACAAATATTGCTATGATGAGGTAAGATTTGAAAACTTAAGTCCGCTCTTATTATACAAGAACAGCTGGCCCCAATAGTGGCCAACTGTTCCAAATCCATGTTTTCCCTTTAAAAAACGTGCATTAAGTGTTTTTCTTATTCTTCTTAACGGCCTCTTGCAGTTCATCATCACTTGGCAATGCGTTCTCGGCTTCATTCAGCATCTCTTGCTTTGCCTGTTCATTCCCTTTTGCTTTTTTCTCATTGTTTTGTTTCGAATGAAATAGGTCCATAAAAATATCCCTCCTTCATATATATATTTTTCCTGCTTTTGTTTATTTATATGTAAAAAAAAAGCGGATGGCTTTGATGCCAATCCGCCCATAAGTTGCTTTTGGAGTCATGAATGTTAACTAATGTCTTTCATGTAATTTCTTCCGGAAAAGAGAACAATCATCCCGATTAAAACAGCGCACGCCCCAAAGAAGAACGGTGTTTCCGGGTTATACCACTCAGAAAGCTTGCCCGCTAGCCATGGAGCAATAGATCCGCCAGCAAATCGAACAAAGCTATATGCTGATGAGGCGACTGAGCGATCGACTGGGGAAACCTCCATGACCGCTGTTGTGACCAGTGTGTTATTAATACCGAGGAAGGCTCCAATGATAATGACACAAGCGATGAGCGTGGCTTGGGAATTAATGCCCAATCCCATTATCGCTAACGTCGCTGCAATTAAAAATAATATGACATACATCGTCTTTTGAGTTCCGAAGCGTTTTTCAAGTTTGGGTGCAATAAAGATCGATGTAATCGCCAGAAAAATACCCCAAAAGAAAAATACATAGCCAATTCCGTGTTCACTAAGACCCAGCACATAAGGGGAATAAGCTAAGAGTGTAAAGAAGCCAAAATTGTAAAGAAGAGCCATGATCCCCATTGATAAAAGACCGCGGTGACCTAGGGCTTTAATTGGATCAAGAATGGAACTCTTTTGTTTTGGCTTTTCCACATCACTAAGCAGGACAAAGACACCGATAAATCCAATGGTCATGAGAATAGCTACACCGAAAAACGGCCCGCGCCAACTGATCGCACCAAGCCAGCCGCCGACTAAGGGGCCGACCGATAAGCCCAGGCCAAGGGCGGCTTCGTAAAGAATAATGGCGCTTGCGGTTCCGCCACTGGCAACACTGACAATAACGGCGAGGGCTGTTGATATGAACAATGCGTTACCTAAGCCCCACCCTGCGCGGAAGCCAACTAACTGATCTACCGTTCCTGAGAGACCACCAAGTGCTGAAAAAATAACGATTATAATAAGTCCAAGAAGCAACGTTGGTTTTGGACCAATCCGGCTTGACAGCCAGCCTGTGACAAGCATCATCACACCGGTGACGAGCATATAACTTGTAAATAGCAAATTCACCTGAGCCGGCGTTGCATTCAGTTGTTCACCGATGGCCGGTAAAATCGGATCCACTAATCCGAGTCCCATAAAAGCGACAACACAAGCAAAAGCAACAGCCCATGCCGCCTTTGGCTGTTTGAAAACACGTTTCAACGAATGATCATCGTGTTCAACTGTTTCAACAGCCTCTTCCATTTGTTCTCCATCTACTGGCATAAGATCACCCCTA from Tuberibacillus sp. Marseille-P3662 encodes:
- a CDS encoding small, acid-soluble spore protein, SspJ family, producing the protein MDLFHSKQNNEKKAKGNEQAKQEMLNEAENALPSDDELQEAVKKNKKNT
- a CDS encoding MFS transporter gives rise to the protein MEEAVETVEHDDHSLKRVFKQPKAAWAVAFACVVAFMGLGLVDPILPAIGEQLNATPAQVNLLFTSYMLVTGVMMLVTGWLSSRIGPKPTLLLGLIIIVIFSALGGLSGTVDQLVGFRAGWGLGNALFISTALAVIVSVASGGTASAIILYEAALGLGLSVGPLVGGWLGAISWRGPFFGVAILMTIGFIGVFVLLSDVEKPKQKSSILDPIKALGHRGLLSMGIMALLYNFGFFTLLAYSPYVLGLSEHGIGYVFFFWGIFLAITSIFIAPKLEKRFGTQKTMYVILFLIAATLAIMGLGINSQATLIACVIIIGAFLGINNTLVTTAVMEVSPVDRSVASSAYSFVRFAGGSIAPWLAGKLSEWYNPETPFFFGACAVLIGMIVLFSGRNYMKDIS